In Helianthus annuus cultivar XRQ/B chromosome 3, HanXRQr2.0-SUNRISE, whole genome shotgun sequence, a single window of DNA contains:
- the LOC110928682 gene encoding glucan endo-1,3-beta-glucosidase 14: MKICRSFGGCFFLLLVFFVQKGNVTAKAFTGTYGINYGRLANNIPSPKQVVRLLKAAKIKNVRIYDSDHSVLDAFSGSGLDLVIGVNNGLVKDMSDNADRALNWVKENVHAYVPNTHIVGIAVGNEVLGSGDLDLESALYGAVRNIYNATRKLQLDRVVQITTAHSQLVFSNSYPPSSCVFKEEVVQNMKRLLDLFTQIGSPFCLNAYPFLAYMGNPDHIDINYALFKPTDGIYDEKSKLHYDNMLDAQIDAAYAALEDAGFSKMEVIVTETGWASHGDEKEGAATPANARTYNYNLRKRLSKRKGTPRRPKSMLKAYVFALFNENLKTGAGSERNFGLYKPDGKIAYDIGFPALKSSSTSSRFSIKELGLQSWHSSYILVVTACSSALYLFLRS; encoded by the exons ATGAAGATTTGTCGATCGTTTGGTGGATGCTTTTTTCTGCTTTTGGTGTTTTTTGTTCAAAAAG ggaatgtgactgcTAAAGCTTTCACAGGGACTTATGGTATAAACTACGGAAGACTTGCAAACAATATCCCTTCTCCTAAGCAAGTTGTTCGCCTTCTTAAAGCCGCTAAGATAAAAAATGTACGAATTTACGATTCTGATCATAGTGTTCTCGACGCATTTAGTGGAAGCGGTCTCGATCTAGTTATCGGAGTTAATAACGGATTAGTGAAAGACATGAGCGACAATGCCGATCGTGCCCTCAATTGGGTCAAAGAAAATGTGCACGCATACGTCCCAAACACGCACATTGTAGGAATTGCAGTCGGAAATGAGGTTCTCGGAAGCGGTGATCTGGATCTCGAGTCAGCCTTATATGGTGCGGTTAGAAACATTTATAACGCAACACGGAAACTGCAACTGGATCGCGTAGTTCAGATAACAACCGCGCATTCGCAGCTTGTGTTTTCTAATTCGTACCCGCCGTCGTCATGTGTGTTTAAAGAAGAGGTTGTTCAAAACATGAAGAGGCTTCTAGATCTATTTACGCAAATCGGGTCTCCGTTTTGCTTAAATGCGTATCCGTTTTTGGCTTACATGGGTAATCCGGATCATATCGATATTAATTACGCTCTTTTTAAACCAACCGACGGGATATACGACGAAAAGTCAAAACTTCATTACGATAACATGCTTGACGCTCAGATCGATGCGGCTTACGCTGCACTTGAAGATGCGGGATTTAGTAAAATGGAAGTTATAGTGACGGAAACAGGATGGGCGTCTCATGGAGATGAAAAAGAAGGTGCGGCTACACCGGCGAATGCGAGAACGTATAATTATAATTTGCGGAAACGGCTTTCGAAAAGAAAGGGGACTCCGAGACGGCCGAAATCTATGTTGAAGGCCTATGTTTTCGCTTTGTTTAATGAGAATTTGAAGACGGGTGCTGGTTCTGAACGGAACTTTGGGTTGTATAAACCTGATGGGAAGATTGCGTATGATATCGGGTTTCCTGCATTGAAGTCTTCGTCAACTTCATCTCGTTTTTcgatcaag gAACTTGGACTTCAATCTTGGCATTCATCCTACATATTGGTTGTAACTGCATGTTCATCAGCTTTATATCTGTTTCTAAGATCATAA